In Bombina bombina isolate aBomBom1 chromosome 6, aBomBom1.pri, whole genome shotgun sequence, a single genomic region encodes these proteins:
- the PRDX2 gene encoding peroxiredoxin-2 encodes MAAGKAHIGKPAPEFQATAVVNGEFKDIKLSDYRGKYVVLFFYPLDFTFVCPTEIISFSERAGEFRKINCEVIAASVDSHFSHLAWVNVNRKDGGLGAMDIPLVSDLKRTMSQDYGVLKEDDGVAYRGLFIIDNKGILRQITINDLPVGRSVDETLRLVQAFQYTDTHGEVCPAGWKPGSSTIIPNVKDSKAYFSKEH; translated from the exons ATGGCAGCAGGGAAAGCACACATTGGTAAACCAGCTCCAGAATTCCAGGCCACGGCTGTGGTAAATGGAGAATTCAAAGACATTAAACTGTCTGATTATAGGG GTAAATATGTGGTTCTCTTTTTCTACCCTCTGGATTTCACCTTTGTGTGTCCCACTGAAATAATCTCATTCAGCGAGCGTGCTGGAGAATTCCGCAAGATCAACTGTGAAGTCATTGCAGCATCTGTAGATTCTCACTTCTCACATCTGGCATG GGTAAATGTTAACCGTAAGGATGGTGGACTTGGAGCCATGGATATACCTTTGGTGTCTGACCTGAAGCGTACTATGTCTCAAGATTATGGTGTTCTGAAAGAAGATGATGGTGTAGCATACAG aggactTTTTATTATTGATAATAAGGGGATCCTTCGTCAAATTACAATTAATGACCTCCCTGTTGGCCGATCTGTGGATGAGACTCTACGTCTTGTACAGGCATtccagtatacagacacacatggAGAAG TTTGCCCTGCTGGATGGAAGCCTGGAAGTAGCACCATCATACCCAATGTGAAGGACAGCAAAGCCTACTTTTCTAAGGAACACTGA